The Bradyrhizobium ottawaense genome window below encodes:
- a CDS encoding FAD-dependent oxidoreductase, whose protein sequence is MNNPITKLKPSTASSSKANKPTHDWETDVLVIGSGAAGLSAALYAAKAGLRVTVCEKSGRLGGTTALSNGMIWVPCSMQARAAKIDDSIANAKIYLQHELGDYYRPDFVDAYLEDGPTALASLENGSEVKFTLASAPDYHSSQIGGIDMGRALSPAAYDGRLLGKDFDLISDPIRVVLGGMMISSGEVRSFLNPFQSAASLKHVLRRVSRYAGDRLRYRRGTELSGGNALIARLLASLRRYDTEIWPSCPAVDLMREGGRVTGALLKRDRTDLRVRASHGVILATGGFARNGKLRAQLSRAHQHNDTLAHSDVTGDGIALAGRLGAAIDNDVASSGFWTPVSILRNGRSSQVVPYGWLDRGRPGVIAVGPNAKRFVNESNSYHDICLAMFNSGYPADKRFYFICDKEFVRLRGMGHLLPWPWTLSIKKYARLGYIEIGRTIAELAAELGLDPQELQKTVEEHNAHAAEGRDPLFKRGESAFNRTLGDPAVGKKNPNLGAIKNGPFIALPIVPATLGTATGLSTDPGGRVLNGNGVPIAGLYACGNDMTSPMRGIYPGAGITIGPAIVFAYRAVNSIVQSTHQGQTAAASGA, encoded by the coding sequence ATGAACAACCCGATCACCAAATTGAAACCTAGTACCGCTTCCTCCTCCAAAGCGAACAAGCCGACGCACGATTGGGAGACGGACGTGCTCGTGATCGGCAGCGGCGCTGCCGGGCTGTCCGCGGCGCTCTATGCGGCAAAAGCCGGACTTCGCGTGACGGTATGCGAGAAGTCTGGCCGGCTCGGTGGCACGACCGCCCTCTCGAACGGCATGATCTGGGTTCCATGCTCAATGCAGGCTCGAGCGGCGAAAATCGATGATTCGATTGCGAATGCGAAGATCTATCTGCAACACGAACTTGGCGATTACTATCGCCCCGACTTCGTGGATGCCTATCTTGAAGACGGCCCAACGGCGCTCGCCAGCTTGGAGAATGGGAGTGAAGTCAAGTTCACACTGGCCTCCGCTCCGGATTATCATTCGAGCCAGATCGGCGGGATCGACATGGGCCGGGCGCTGAGCCCCGCAGCTTACGACGGACGGCTTCTCGGCAAGGATTTCGACCTGATAAGTGATCCGATTCGCGTCGTGCTCGGCGGCATGATGATTTCGTCCGGCGAGGTCAGAAGCTTTCTCAATCCCTTCCAGTCGGCTGCCTCGCTCAAGCACGTCCTTCGCCGGGTCAGCCGCTACGCAGGCGACCGGCTGCGCTACAGGAGGGGCACTGAACTCAGTGGCGGCAATGCTCTGATCGCGCGGTTATTGGCAAGCCTTCGCAGATACGACACTGAAATCTGGCCAAGCTGCCCAGCGGTTGATCTGATGAGGGAGGGAGGGAGAGTTACTGGCGCACTCCTCAAGCGGGATCGCACGGATCTCCGCGTCCGAGCCTCGCACGGAGTAATCCTGGCAACCGGTGGCTTTGCGCGGAACGGTAAATTGCGAGCCCAGCTCAGCCGAGCCCACCAGCACAATGATACGCTGGCCCACAGCGATGTCACAGGAGACGGCATTGCGCTCGCAGGCAGGCTCGGAGCTGCGATCGATAATGACGTTGCATCGAGTGGATTCTGGACGCCCGTGTCGATCCTCAGGAACGGCCGCTCCTCGCAAGTGGTCCCGTACGGCTGGCTCGATCGTGGCCGTCCAGGTGTCATCGCGGTGGGGCCAAATGCTAAGCGCTTCGTCAATGAATCCAATTCGTACCATGACATCTGTCTTGCCATGTTCAATAGCGGCTATCCGGCGGACAAGCGGTTCTATTTCATCTGCGACAAGGAATTCGTCCGCCTCAGAGGCATGGGACACCTGCTCCCCTGGCCCTGGACTTTGAGTATCAAGAAGTATGCCCGCTTGGGTTACATCGAGATTGGCCGGACGATTGCGGAGCTTGCGGCGGAATTGGGCCTCGACCCGCAAGAGCTCCAAAAGACCGTTGAAGAACATAATGCCCACGCAGCTGAAGGGCGCGATCCGCTTTTCAAACGCGGTGAATCGGCTTTCAACCGAACCCTGGGAGATCCCGCGGTTGGAAAGAAAAACCCGAACCTTGGAGCTATCAAGAACGGGCCATTCATTGCGCTCCCGATTGTCCCGGCGACCCTTGGAACTGCGACCGGCCTGTCAACGGATCCTGGCGGAAGGGTCCTAAATGGAAACGGCGTGCCGATCGCAGGTCTTTATGCCTGCGGCAACGACATGACTTCACCGATGCGTGGGATCTACCCTGGGGCCGGCATTACGATCGGACCAGCCATCGTGTTCGCCTACCGCGCGGTGAACAGCATCGTACAATCCACCCATCAGGGACAGACGGCGGCGGCATCCGGTGCATAA